One Silene latifolia isolate original U9 population chromosome 4, ASM4854445v1, whole genome shotgun sequence DNA segment encodes these proteins:
- the LOC141651645 gene encoding uncharacterized protein LOC141651645 produces MHNGVNTREKLYRLGCCNSDACCICENAPETQSYLFFDCDYSKAIVSLIQDWCGFCISFSGAMAGGYGNVGVKMKEPIYALILNARVYHIWAQRNSARINVTLMMPSMVV; encoded by the coding sequence ATGCATAATGGGGTGAATACTCGTGAGAAACTATACAGACTAGGCTGCTGCAATTCTGATGCTTGCTGTATATGTGAGAATGCACCTGAAACACAATCGTATCTCTTCTTTGACTGTGACTACAGCAAAGCCATTGTGTCCCTTATACAGGACTGGTGTGGATTCTGCATCTCTTTTTCTGGTGCCATGGCTGGTGGTTATGGCAATGTTGGTGTTAAAATGAAGGAACCTATCTATGCCCTTATTCTGAATGCACGTGTATATCATATTTGGGCTCAAAGGAACTCGGCCAGGATCAATGTCACACTGATGATGCCTTCTATGGTAGTTTAG